The DNA segment GGAAGCTGGCGAACCACCTCGATCATTTCGGCCTCACTGCCGCCCAGACACATTAGCAATGTACTGATATGATTCCATAGCCTGAACGACCAGAGCAGGGGACAAAGGCCTCGAGCGCTAACGAACACTTATCCTCTTCGCTCGGAGAGAAATGCGTACACAAGTCTAGGATGCACACGTACAACACTCGGCACGGAACACACGTGCATCGATAACGGAGCAAGGGAGCGGAGCAAATTTCCGCACCgctaacaaaaagcaaaacaaGGGCTATCCACTTAGGATGGAAATGAATCACGGCATGCTCAGGTTCGTACAGCTTACAACACAATGGGCGCATTGAGATGGGCCAAAGAGATACTACGAACTCCCGCGTCGCCAGAGGTTCCGGGCCGTACGCGGATCGCAGGAAAAGACCTGAATGCAGATCGCGTCGATGGACGCAGAATTCAACACGCTCGCCGCCAGCAGAACAGGGACAGGAAGACCGCATTTAGCGCCATGTACGACACACACGCGCACTGTCGTCCCAGCGGCCAGCAGAAACAATGCAAGGACGCCGCCGCGGCTAATGAGCGGAGTGAGGCCCCCGGGCCCGTACTATACATCGGCATCGCGCGCAGGGCGCACGCGTCGCGGACGGGATCCCGTCCGGAGGAGCCGCGCCTAGGAAGAGCAGCGTTTTTATCCGGCTGAAATTAGCCCGTCGGACCAATCAGCGCGGCGGAGCAATCAGTGCGGCGCCGTCATTTTCTCACCGCCCCATTCGGCGGGCAGCGTGTCGATATAAGTTGCGAGAAGCAGCGGGCTAGGTGCGCCCGTCCGTGCCGAATTAGCCGCGCACGGGCGACGTGAAGTGAATCCCGAATGACGCGGTGCCGTCGGACCGCCACGAATCGGCCGCGAGGCAAAACGGGTTCCCGCCGTCGCTACCGGACTGCGTCCCCACGCGCGAGCTCCCAATTAAGACTGCCGAATAGAGCGCGTCGCCCCGCGAGCCGGATAAATAGCACGAGCACCGATCGACAAGTCCCGGCACCACGGGTTTGTGACGGTGCTTCGGTCGCCTATACCCCCTCCACACTCTAGCGCGCTGTTCTGGGCGTCACTGTTTGCGGGGCGCGCGTCACCGCTCGCGTTCGTCACAGCTTGAGCAAGCCCGAGTCTTGCGCCAGTTTCCTGTGCCTTGGCAGCCGACGCCTCCGCTCAGTACCGGAGCGGCGCCCGCCGCCCTGCTGCTTGCCTCGTCTCTCCGGCTGTTGCGAGCTGAGCCATTGCGTCCCCGCCTCAGCGCGTCGTTTTCTGCTCATTGCGATGTCGGGCCGACACAAGCCGGACATTGCTGTTTCggtaaaataatgaaaaaaagagGCGAAGCTGGTTTGTTTTCGCTTTGCTATTTTTAGACGAATAACACTTTACTCATCGGTGaaagcatataagaacagcgtGGTATGCGCAGTCACTGCCAAAAATACGCAGACCAAGAGTTTTGCTTACAAGCAGTGTACAGGGGATCTCTAGCGCCCGGTGAGAGTCACAAGCTTTGGAGGGCTGAGTATTAAAATTtagctacatcgtgccaaaatgcatgcgcctTCGAAAAGCACGCAGGCAAAGGAACCTTTCCAGCGCACATAACAAAAacgccaaattttgttgagccacaaggccaagggtaatcgcgcttGCTaatttataaaaactgatatagcttTACTAACGACcacctacaaatctctaattgcaattaggcgcctaactctaatagttaaaaagataattattaaaaattagtcataaccagcttactacttaaagcgattcgccggttttctgttgtccgccaacactggtaatactatccTGAAAACGcaatatttttacctcaaaaaaccaatttttgagaattacttggTCTTCTCTGAAAAACCTGGTATCTTTTTGGCAATGGCTGTACTAATGGCAACCGGCGCTGACAAACAAGTATAATCAACAAATTAATGAAAGACCGAAACATTGTTTCGCATGAGGTTTTTTTGACTAAATAATATGCCAGCAGAGAAGCGATATGGCTTGTTTTGATCTTTAACAATAACCTTAACTTCTTTCACTGCACAGATTTTGACGGCGTTTATCCGCTGATTCAAACTATAAAAGCGCTGAGTGCTGATGTCGCTGGTTGCTTTGTGTGTAAGCGAATGTAGCGAATTCACAAATTTTATGACTCTTACGTAAACGGCGTAAAAGCTTCACGTGCACTGTAAGGAAAGTGGCACATTTCGACTACTTTACAGGCTCCAGCAGACTTAAGATGTTCGATGCACTTTCCTCCTACGTAGATGCATCGTTAACGCCGAGGGTGCGGTTTGAAATGCTGCAAGTTCTGCAGTTAATAACGCATTTCCAAAATCCGAAACCGCAAGACCAAATTAGGGTTATAACACCATCGGGTAGTGAATTGTTTATTTGATTGTTTATTTGATTCCTCAAGGGTCTCATGCTGAGACATTACTTGATGGAGTGGGCAGTATAAGACGAACAAATACCACTTGGTATTTGTTTCACCTGGcaatgtgaggaagttactgcgccatttcctttcctcaaaaaccaattttcatttttcaaacaAATACAACAGAAATTATGACGAACTGTTATCGATGATCCGCTTGAATGATAATGGGTCGATGATGGTGGAAACTTCGCTGGGCACGCCATTCCTATCCCCTGCGCAggaaaaatgactgctgaaaagtCGCTGCAGGGGCTCGTGGGGGGATACACTGCATTAGGCTGGCTGGAGcgggcgatgcggtgggctcttttCATGTACTGGTTATCAGAAGGCAAAGGAATGAAAAAGGCTAAGATGCGCTTATCTTATGACGTGATGCCAGAGGGGGTAAGTTAACTTGAGCTTTTAGTGCCGAGATGCTTGAATCGTAGGAATCATCGGTGTTGCTCTGTTCTGAACCGACCCAAGGGCGTTAGTAAGGATATTGTGGTGTGGGTCAAAAATAGCATTACCATACTCCAGCTTGTGTCGCACAAACGTTTGGAAAGCAAGTTGTGTAATAGGGGGAAAAGGGAGGGAACGGTTACGGCGTATACAACGTAGAGCACGCGGTTTGCAGAATTTATTATGTGGTTAATATGGCATGACCAAGATAGGTCACGGGAAATATGAACAACGAGATTTTAAAATGATGCAGTTGTTGTAGTCTGGATTTTACTGATGCTATAATCAGGCACAACGTACTCACGACAACGGTGGATGGACGTGAAGACAGTTTTAGAGACATTCAATGACACGAGCCAAGTGTTCCTGCGTTCCTGTTCTAAATGGACGAAATTCCACACCAGTGCAGCCATATCCCGAACAAGAGCGCACCCGAATTCGTGCTCATGAATGGTACACAACTCAGCCTTTGTGAACTGAGTTTGGATGGACTACAGCCACCGAAACTTCGGAAGACAGATAGACAACAGTTACGAATACCAATTCTTCCTTAAAACGAGCATTGACTACGTGGTGTAGCTGCCATATGTTTGGCGACCAAAAGTAAGTTAGGACAAATTGAGCGGGAAAAGCTCCTCAAAATGTCGTTGAAAATATGCACCATCGTTCATTGCAGAATATAAAAGCAACATTCGAAGCAATCGGTGTATGTACTACGGCTACCAGTTGCCAGTGGCGAGAATCAAGCAAAATATTCGGCGTTAATTTACCAGATAGTTCCTGAAAACAGCCACCTATCAACGAAGCGACGCAGTCAGTCTTCCAAGATTCCTGCGCGTGTGTTTCTATAGTCACGGAGGGGAATTTCGCAAGTGGAGGCCATCTCAAAAGCGGGCGAGCGCCCTTTGTAGTTACGAAAGATAACTTTGCAGCAGCGAGACGCGGCTTGCGTCACTCGCAGCCTTTGCTACGCTCGCAGTCCAAactgacggggggggggggggggggcagcctccAGACGGGCCGTGATGGTGACGAGCCGCCGCGACAGGGAAGAAGGGCGAAGAGGCAGGAAACGTCCGTCAAAAGCCACGTGACCGTTCATGCCCTGCCGTGGGCGCTGTGCCGCGTACGTGAGCGCCGGTCTGCATGCCCGAGGCGGAGGTGAAAATTACGTGCGCTTTATCTGTAGCGTGCGCTCACTGTTTGCTATGAAAATTCTGGCCGACATAAGTCTGCGCTGCGGCTGCCAGCGGGTCTCGAAAGATCAcgagatgaaaagaaaaaaaaaattcgacggagaaacttaagactgcttacgtgtgggaattcTAAACCATTATTTCCTCGGTTCGAACCCCTGTCGTAAGCTATAGCCTTCAATTTGagtagcacatgtaagctatatgcaacgaaaaATCGTATGATACCACCCGGGACGCTCTACGACAAACGGTTACGTCATAATTTCGataagccgccgcggcggctgaatggttatggcgctcggctgctgacccgaaagacgcgggttcgatcctggccgcggtggtcgaatttcgatggaggcgaaatgctacaggcccttgtactgtgtgatgtcagtgcacgttaaagaaccccatggtggtcgaaattatccggacccCTTtattacggcatccctcatagactgactcgctttgggacattaaactccataaaccaaacaattttgatacgaaagtctgggaaggcatagaaTTGAAGGTGCGTAtgccgtcggttcgaatccctgtcgtaagctagcctccaacttgactagcacatgtaagatATATGCAACGAAAAATCTTACATGACATCACCCGGAACGCTgaacgacaaacggttgcgtcacaattttggcaATAATGTCGGGAAAACTTTCgcaggtcggccagtggcgagtatatatagacgaacgacacgTATAGGACTGTCTAAAGTGGCGGTGCtgggcttgctgtgtgcgtcatacggccgctcgATGACGTCACCCCATTTTTCTTGctatcgctgggattttctgcacCATCTGCGAATACACAAACGCCGCTGGCTTTTCTCTCATTGGAACTAGTACTGATTTCGCATTGCAAGCGTGCACACGACAGCAGCAAGAAATTAGGGATAGAAAGCAATTTTCAGGCTGCCTCCTGCAGTAAAATTCACCAAGAATGTCATACGGTCGCATTCAGACACGTTCCCCAACATTCTTTTACTGGGTTCGGTTTCTTTCAGGAGAGGGAGCGATAAATATTGTAGCATATCTATTTACTGACGTGGAGGTGGAATCCAGAGTTGCTTGTGATGACGCGTATCGCCGGCGTCGAAGAAGCGTTGCGTTTACAGTGCGCGACCAGATGAACACGACTAAAAGAGAAGCATGGTCGAGCATGAAATTTTCGCATCTGCTATGCATGCCATCAAATTAAAGCTGCTAGGTTTTAGAGGAACCTGGGAATAACGGCCTTTATTGTTTATCTTGGACTGTCTTCCGTAGCCTTTTCGCGGCCTCCGGTTTCTTGGATCTGGACCGCTATGGTATGCACTACAGCCTCAGTTGGCTTTATACGATTCTATTTCTCCACCGCCTGTTTTCACTGCCACATTGTTTACCTTCTTGCGTGCTTGCGCGCAGGCTCCCCTTTAAAGGGTATGAAAAAACGATGAGCAAAATTCTCGCGGAATGCCCCActtaacgaagaaaaaaaaaatgacatacgCGCTCACACAGCGAGTTCCACGTCAATCAAATGTCATACGGCCTCTGGGCCTTCACCTGGCTGGAGCTTCCGCAGAAAGCTACGTGGCCGAGCAGCTAGCACAAGTCATTGAGCGTCGgtgcgcagtggtgtagcgtGCCGTAGTGGCAGAGCCGACCCGTGGCCACTCGGTCCGTCCGGCCCGCGGTCAGCCCCTGGAGGGCCCACTTGGCAGGCGCGCCGCTCAAACGGCGGCAGCGCGCGCTCCGAAATAGCGCCTTATCAAGGGCGCTATCTCAAGAAGCTCGCTGCCCCCGCGCCCTATACCTTCTCCGTTCGCCTCGTTCATTTTTTACTTGTTGCGCTCGGTCCCAAATGCCAGCAGAGAACGCCCGGCACCCACGGAAGAATCCAGTATCTCGAGTGTTGACATCTGCACGGAGCGGCGCTGCTCCTAACCGCGAGCGTCGCGCAGTGGTCTGACGGTCGCGGACGCAGCAGCCTTGAGTCACCGCTCTCGGCCGCCAACGCCGCGGCTCGGAGCGTGCTCGAAGGTTTCGCGGTGCGGCCGCAACGTGCAGGCAACAGAAACCGGCCATTGATAAGCGCGCGTACGCACCCGGCGAGCAAGCGGGGTCGGCGCAGCAGCATTCTGAGTCACAACATTCTCCGGGAACGGGCCGCAGTGTGCTCCCGCAGTTCTGGAAACGGGCAGCCGGTCAGCACGGCGAGGGAGAAACTTCCGCATTGCTTGAGCCTCTCCATCTCGATGGGCATTAACGTCGCATGACGTTGAGAATGCAGACGCGTGCTTCATTTTGCGCGCTCGTGACTGTTCTGAAGCATCAGTTGAACCAGCACGTTATaatgatgcagattgctggtcactggccaaagtcaaaagacgtttcgggagcactacggctcccttgttcacacaacaagctaataataataataataataataataataataataataataataataataataataataataataataataataataataattggttttgggggaaaggaaatggcgcagtatctgtctcatatatcgttggacacctgaaccacgccgtaatggaagggataaaggagggagtgaaagaagaaaggaagaagagttgccgtagtggagggctccggaatgatttggaccgcctggggatctttaacgtgcactgcactgacatcgcacagcacacgggcgccttagcgtttttcctccataaaaacgcagccgccgcggtcgggttcgaacccgggagctccggatcagtagtcgagccccctaaccactgagccaccgcggcgggtcacacaACAAGCTCCCGAAAtgtcttttcatcttttttagggagccgtagtgctcccttGTTCGGGAGCTtgtgtgaacaagggagccgtagtgctcccgaaacgtcttttcaccttttgactttggccagtgaccagcaatctgcatcaccatgattcctgaccacacggtatgccgtcaaaccctctaCTGCACGTTATAATGATGTTGTAAAGAGGGGCGCCACTGTCGTATGGAGCGTGACCCCCGACCGTAGTCGGTGGATTTTATATGGAATGCTTTTGCGCAAGTGTAGCCACACAAAAACATGCATGTAAGCCGCAAGTACACGTGAAACGTTCCTGGGATCTAGCAGCCGCTGTCACACCAAAATGTGCCGTTTCAGCGCTATATGGGCTAATAAAATGCGCCATATGTACCATATACACTACAGTTGCGATTGAAGGACCACTCACGCGGCACCGTCCTGTCAGCTCAAAAATTCTGACTGCGTTCCGTTCTCAGTACGCCGAATGGGAGCTGCGCGACTTGTGAACGAGTTCTGGGGGCATATTTAGAAATGGGTGTCCGGTCATGTAAAGGCTGGTAGCCCGTTCTCGATAGCTGCCGTTATGGGAGCAAATGCAGCTCCTGATCTCATGGCAATGTTCCAAACCTTGTGCCTTCCTGGCAGTGTATACTGAAACTATTATCGCCCCACGTCCTCTTGCTCACATTCATAGTCCTTCTCACCTTCTGCGGAATAGCCATCACAAACAGGTGGAGCTGCTTAGGGCTAAGAATTAAATTTGAAGCAAATTTAGTTGCTCCGGTGTCGTAACGAAACCTACGTGACACCGCGGCTGATCGTTATTTACGACAGCCGCTGTTAGTGGCAGAAGTTAAAAGAGCTGAAATCTCAGCCGGCAGTTTTCTCTGATAAGGCTCACGTGGCAAAACTtgttgattgatcgattgattgattgcttgacGATGACTGATTTCGTAGTGACTTGGCAGTGATAGTAATTGAGACGCTGCGAGTTTTTttggttttgcatttttttacagATTTTTCAGAGTTGAGATTTCTTGTTTTGCACAAGTTTTCGACAAATGTTCATTTTTCGCCTTCTATCACGATGCCATGAGTCGGTGGAGGCATACGGTGCTCAAGTGCGTCCGGCGACACTTCCGCTTTTCACGTTATCCCCCCTTGACACTGAATCAGGTGATGAGTTCACTGTCTCCTCACACTTGGCTTTCGGAGCACTTTTGAGCCGCGTCAGTTCCTCGTCTTCAACGACGATGGGGTCGGCGCGTTGCACATATCGGATCGTCTAGAGGATGTGATCCTTCCTTCAGGTTTCTTGGCATCTGAAGAGAGTTAGCACTTGTGACACACTCACGATCCTGCCAAGTGGCCGGCTTGCATGATCTGCTGTCCGCTGTCCTCCTTGTCACACATCCGCCGCGCGCCAGCGTTGCTAGTACCTgcgagagacagagagagagagagaaaaaaaacagtatactTCATACTAAATCAGAACGAAGACTGGCCATTTGATCACTAGTGTTAGGGAGCACGTTGGCAgcgaataacaaaaaaaacaacaacaggtAAACACAGGACATGGCGAATGTGAACAAACGCTGCAGGGGGGACGAGTCTCTTCGCTCTACcccataatttatttattttttctttcatgatgCGTAAAAAATACTTTCATTACCCCATGGCTCACTCCATTTCGGCTCACTACGGATCAAAAGGATTCTGGCCCAGTACCCCACTTTGAAAGCCTCTTATTTCTTTTCTACGCGATACAGGCAGGAGTAGACTCACAGTGCACAATGGAAAGCGCACCGTTCGCCGCGTCTGGTTCTACAGGTTATTTTGGGCCTGTATATCTTTGAGGATGAGGGCCTGCAGAAGCATCAAATGCTTAAGGCGCAAATGAGCATTCGAAAATTGTAACCCTTCACGACCCAGCCGACACAAATGTGTGAGTGCACGATATGTGCATCCTGACCCGTAAGGCAAAAATGTGTCTCAGCCCAGCCCACATGTTTGTGAGGGTTTAAGAAATAAGCCTGCCTTGCAGGTTCTGGAAAAGTAAAAAAGGCGCGCCAGACCTCTTCATCAAAAAAGCGCACAGAAGAAGACTTTGCGAATGGCGTTCAAGGTCTGATGCGCACTACGAGAAGTGTGAAGTTTGCTTGTGTTTGACCATGTAAAGGAAAccgctttacatttttttttcattctgaagTCCGAGTTTCCTGTAACTTGATGTTCCTTTGATCTCTGTCGCGGTGCGTTTCATCAAAAAAATCCCAACCCACGCATTTATGGACTCATGCTCCCAATTCAGGATTtaattttttcatgttttgtgctTGACATTATTTCAGAGGACCTCGAAGAGCAATAACTGCAAACAGAAATGGGAGCTTCGCGGTTAGTGTGTTTATGGGCCTGAAAGGGCTTCAGTTAACGCTAAGCGGCAAGTCGCGGTTAGGCCAAGATCATCCTCGCGAGTGCTGGACGTTTGTTGCATAAGTTCTAACAGGCCTTGTACAGTGCTAGTGATGCTTTCTTTACGCGAGACTGCAGCAAATTCTTTGCCTCTTTTAAGCGCCGATTGTTTCACTAGCGGCAACTGAGCTGCAGAATTCGTGGATTTCGCGGTTTTCTTGAAGACAATGATTTAATTATAAGCCTCTAATAATGGTATGCACGCAACCTAtgttccttttttgtttcttgtcatTACGGCGACTTGTTTAAATTGTGATCGTATAGACTACATATTCGATCTACCTTGGTTTGCACAAGCGTAAGCCAGTTATGGGGATTGCCCACCACGCGATTTTGCTTACGAATGTTCcgatatttaatttttttttttgctttgagtcCAATTAGTCCTTGAGTGAGGGCTTACTTTGTTAGCTTGTGGATTAAGGGTATTATGGGTCTTGCTTAGCCGTTTTCTGTCAATTTGTTTTTTGCACTGAAAACGCTACTGAATAATAAGAGAGCGAGAGACAGAGACAGTTGCTttgcatgtccagctttctcgggcaaaacttttgaaaattaaaaaattgtaaggcactgttaaggaaatattgaaggtaatggtccattattctgatatgtagcaaaatctttcttttaaagtgtttccagcgatcgcatcgcgcagttaaggctgccatccaaagccaatggggaactcttttgacgatagcaaaaacgtgaatagaaaaaaaaatacaagactgccgtcgggtgatctgcgggtaTGGTGAATGTTGTAGAaaaatattatattatattaaaaatttgcgctcataaacggtttcctgctcaaaaatgcttttgtttagaattgctgggtatgacacACGCGCGCCCAGATCATGTGGCGCAGAGCCCTGCATGGTGAAGCTTGCACCGAGAAGATTCCGATGAAGCTCTGCGCCTGCCAGGCTATTAGTACACAAATCCCAAGACATTTAAGGTAGGCTGAAATTAACCCTTTCAGACACTTACCGAGAAAAATCTGAATATTTCTGTGTGTATAATTAGAACCCCATGCTTCACAAAAACTACACgaattgataaaaaaaaatagaaaaaatcatGCACAAACGTACGTATGTACGCATGCAGAATCGCAGCTTTATTCGTAGGTCAAGCTTATTTATTCGCGGCTAATTAATTCGATTACGCGCTGAAGTTGTTTCCGCAACGAAAACTAAGCTACAGTGTCCATTAATAAAACATTCCACCGCAGAATTGGCGGCACTAAACAGCACTTTTTTGGGCGCGCCGTACAACTTCGCGACGTCAATCATTATTTATTATttcggaagatttttttttttacttcaaatgacCCTGCCATGCTGTCCTGCAGGAATTTCAAATGTAGCCGGCATGACTGACTTGGGGAAAAAAGCGCAACAcgctacaaaaaaagaaaaaaatgtcgcgGACGTCTCGTCCCAAAGGGTTAACTGACTTGACTGCGATTTCACAGCACAAATCTCGCACCAGAGCCCACTTGCTCCACGGCGCATACCTGACGCTTAATTAAAAGCTGCGCTGACAAATTCACACGTCCTCACCCAACATGGAACGTAGTATGCTCCTCCCCCTATTTATGTTTCAGTGAAGCTCAACAACCatggaataacaaaaaaaaagaaaatagtaaGGAAGTAGTACTGACGTCAGGCAGTCAGCATTCGCCGTTCCCTTCGCTATACTTCTCTCTTCCGGGCTCCCATATCGACTCAGCATTCGCCTAATCACGCGGACCTGGCCTGAAAACGAGTTTACGGTAGGCTTCAGCCAGCCACGCACTTCTCCGGGGCTGTCC comes from the Amblyomma americanum isolate KBUSLIRL-KWMA chromosome 1, ASM5285725v1, whole genome shotgun sequence genome and includes:
- the LOC144133867 gene encoding uncharacterized protein LOC144133867 isoform X2; amino-acid sequence: MDTAAHLATTDGGRKNHAVDASSGSKPNKRCCRSWKQNGAGKCTVCGHRGSNPQQVLATLARGGCVTRRTADSRSCKPATWQDRECVTSANSLQMPRNLKEGSHPLDDPICATRRPHRR